From Micromonospora echinaurantiaca:
CCAGCAACTGGTCGCTGGCGATCGGCACCGGTTCGCCGGAGCGGCCGAGCCGCTGCCCGAGCCGGCGCAGCCGCTCCTCCACCGCCGGCCGGGTGACCGCGGTGGCGGCGTCGCCGGGCAGGCCGACGGCGGCCCGGACCAGGTCGGCCAGCGGGGCGAGCCGGCGCCGCTCACCGAACGCGGCACAGCGCACCGAGAGCACCCGGGCGCCGGTGTGCGCGGCGTACCGACCGGCGCCCACGTCGTAGCCCGCCGCGAGGCGTTCCACCTCGGCGGCGAACCGGGACTTGCCGATCCCCGCCTCGGCGGTCATCAGCAGCACCCGGGGCTCGCTCCGGTCGATCACCTCGGCGAGCCGGCCGGCGACCCGGCCGATCTCGGTCTCCCGGCCCACGAACGGCGCCTCGTCGCCGAGGCCGGACCGGGTGCCCGGGGCGTCCAGGAGACCGAGCAGCTCGTACGCCTCGACCGGCTCCCGCTTGCCCTTGAGCCGCAGCGGCCGCAGCGCCCGCCAGGAGGCGACGTGCCGGGTGGCGGCGGAGGTGCGCGCCCCGGCGTAGATCGCGCCCACGGCGGCGGCGTCGGCGAGCCGGGCGGCGGTGTTCACGGTGTCGCCGATGACCGTGTACTCGATCGCGGCCTGGATCCCGGCGATCACGTCGCCGGTGTTGAGGCCGACCCGCAGGCCGAGCGGGGCGCCGCCGCCGCGCTCGTCGTCCAGCACCCGGCGGACCGCGCGTTGCATGGACAGCGCGGCGCGGACCGCCCGCTCGGCGTCGTCCTCGTGCGCCACCGGCGCGCCGAAGACCGCCATGATGCCGTCGCCGGTCAGCTTGTCGACGTGCCCGCCGAAGGTCTTCACCGCGCCGGCCAGCGCGGCCAGCACCCGGTCGGTGACCGCGCCGACCCGCTCCGGGTCGAGGTCCTCCGACCAGGAGGTGAAGTCGGACAGGTCACCGAAGAGCACGGTGACCACCCGGCGCTCGGCCGCCGGCAGCGTCGCGGCGGCCGGCAGGGCCGCCCCGCAGTTGTGGCAGAACCGCGCGCCGGGTACGGCGACGGTTCCGCACACCGGGCAGGTCACGCTTGCTCCAACCCGCTCACCCCGGGGTCGGATTCCCCGGTGTCGACCCCGAGGTGTTCCAGCTGGGCCCGGACCGACCACTCGGCGGCCCACCACAGCGACCGGTCCACGTCCGCGTAGACCACGGCGACCACCTCGGCCGGGGTGCGGGCGCCCGCGTCGACCGCGGCCCGGACCTGGTCGAGCCGGGCGCGGCGGTGCGCGAGGTAGAACTCCGCGGCGGCGCCGCAGTCGGCCAGCGCCGGGCCGTGCCCGGGCAGCGCCGGGATCCCCCGGTACGTGCTGAGCAGCTCCAGGCTGGTCAGGTAGTCCCCGAGGTGCCCGTCCGGGTGGGCCACCACGGTGGTGCCCCGGCCCAGGATGGTGTCGCCGGTGAGGACCACCCGCTCGTCGGCGTGCTCGGCCAGGAAGCAGACCGAGTCGCCGGTGTGCCCGGGGGTGGGCAGCAGCTGGAGGTCCAGGCCGGCGCCGTCGATGCGGTCGCCCGGCCCGGCCAGCGGCGGCCCGTCGAGGGTGTGCGCCGGGTCGGCGGCCCGGACCGGCACCCCGCCGAGCAGCTCGGCCAGCCGGCGGGCGCCGTCGGTGTGGTCGCCGTGCCCGTGCGTGATCAGCACGAACGCGACCGGGCCGTGCGCCGCGATCCGGGACAGGTGCTCCTCGTCGGCCGGGCCGGGGTCGACCACCACCGCGCGCTCCGCGCCCGGCGCCCGCAACAGCCAGGTGTTGGTGCCGTCGAGCGTCATCGGCCCCGGGTTCGGGGCGCGCAGCAGCGTCACCCAGTCCGGCAGCTCGTCCGCGAGGGCGGCCGCCGGCGCCGTGAAGTGCCCGGTCATGGCTGCGATCGTACGGCCCCGGCCGCAACTCCCCGCGATCTTGCGCGATCGGCCCGGGATACCTGCCGCTTCACGGCTTTTGCCCTGGCCGGGCGGCGCAGGATCGCGGGGAGCGTGGCGGGTCAGGCGACCTCGACGATGACCTCGACCTCGACCGGGGCGTCGAGCGGCAGCTCGGCGACGCCGACCGCGCTGCGGGCGTGCCGGCCGGCCTCGCCGAAGACCGCGCCGAACAGGTCGGAGGCGCCGTTGATGACGCCCGGCTGACCGGTGAACCCGGGGGCGGAGGCGACGAAGCCGGTGAGCTTCACGATCTTGACGACGTTCTCCAGGCCGACCAGCGAGTCGATCGCGGCCAGCGCGTTCAGCGCGCAGCGCTGGGCCAGATCCTTGGCCTGGTCGGCGGAGACCCCGGCGCCGACCTTGCCGGTCGCCAGCAGCTTCCCCTCGGCCATCGGCAACTGGCCGGAGACGTACACGTGCTGCCCGGACTGCACGGCCGGCACGTAGCTGGCCACCGGCGGTACCACCTCGGGCAGCGTCAGCCCGAGCTCGGCGAGCTTCGCGTGCGGACCGTTGCTCATGCCGCCACTCCGCTTCGCTGCGTAGCGGCCTGAGGCACCAGCGCGCTGAGCCCGATGATTCGCTCGCTCCGCTCGCTCATGCCTTGGGCCGCTTCAGGTAGGCGACCAGCTGGTCCGGGTTCGGGCCGGGGATCACGGCGACGAGTTCCCACCCGTCCTCGCCCCAGTTGTCGAGGATCTGCTTGGTCGCGTGGACCAGCAGCGGGACCGTGGCGTATTCCCACTTCTGCATCGGTGGAGGGCTCCCTCGGTGGCAATGACACTTCGAGGGACAGCCTACGGTCCGGCGGCCGGCCGGGGCGCGGGACGCTGCTCCGGCGCGCTCGGCAGTTCGCCGCACGGGCCGCTGTGCTCGTACCGCTGGGGGCAGCGGGTGCGGTCCGGCAGCAGCAGGTCACAGAAGACCCGGTGCCGGTTGTTCTGGTCGTCGGCGGTGGAGACGGTGGTCTCGCCGGCGTCGAGTTCGGTGAGGAAGCCGAGCGAGGTGGCGACCGTGCCGGCCAGGGCGGTCGCGGCGGCCAGGTCGGCGACCCGGATCGGCAGGTGGATGACGTAGCCGGGCTCCTCGTCGTCCCGGGTCCGCTCGGCCGGCCGGGCCAGCGTCCGCACCACCTCGACGGGCTCGACGATCCGCCGGTACGACCGCTCGTTGATCGGCAGGCCCGCGGCGACCCCCTCGCCCTCGCCGGCCGAACCGGGACCGGACAGGCGCCCCGTCGGGAACTGGGCTCGGGGGTTGTTGTCCGCGTCGCGCATCGCTGCCTCCGGGCGTCGTACCTGGTCACGTCATCGCCATCCGGTCCTGGGCCCGACGCCCGGCCCGGTCCCCCCGCGCAGCTCAGAACGTAGGTCGCTGGCCCGAGTCCCGTAAACAGGACGCGCACGGCAGGTGACCGAAAGTCACATATGCGACACAGTGTCCGGTCCGGCATCGACCGAGCCGCCCCTCCCCCACGATCCCGCGCCGACCGCTACCCTTCCGGTCGGACGGGCGCGCAAAGCTCGCCCGCCCACTCGAAACGCTCGTCGCCGCCGGTGGTGACGACGTCGCACCCCCGGGGGAAGAGATGACCCAGCCACCCAGCGGCGAGCCGGTCGGCCAGCCCGAGGCGCCGAGCCCGGCCGTTCCGGCCGCCCAAGCCGGCGCCCCCACCGCGGACCCGACGAACCCCGTGCCGGCGGGTTACCCGCCGTACCAGGGCCCGGCGGCCCCGTACCAGGGCCCGGCGGCCCCGAAGAAGAAGCGCGGCCTGCTGATCGCCGCGATCGCCCTCGCCGTGGTGCTGGTGCTCTGTGTCGGCGGCGGCGTGGCGGCGTTCTTCACCCTGCGCAACGCGGAGACGGGCACCGGCGCCAAGGAGCCCGTGGTCGCGGTCGACGAGTTCCTCACCGCCGTCTACAAGGACCGGGACGCGACCAGGGCGGCGAGCCTGGTCTGCTCGGCGGCCCGGGACGACGACCGGATCGCCGCCAAGGTGGCCGAGGTGGAGAAGTACGTCGGCGCCCACCAGAACCCGCGGTTCCGCTGGACCAAGCCGAAGGTCGACAACCAGACCGGCGACCGGGCCACGGTCAGCACCAAGGTGACCATGACGACGGCCGACGAGAAGGTCGCCGACCAGGAACTGCGCTTCACGGTGGTGCAGAAGACCGGTTGGTGGGTCTGCGAGGTCGCCTGAGCGCCGTCGCTGGATAGGCTCGACGGGTGCGAGCAGCTGAGCGACCGGCCGACCCGGCCGAGGGATGGCCGGGCCGCCTCCACGTGGTGACCGGCAAGGGCGGCACCGGCAAGACCAGCGTGGCGGCGGCGCTCGCCCTCGGGCTGGCCGCCGGCGGCCGGCGCACCCTGCTGGTCGAGGTCGAGGGGCGGCAGGGCATCGCCCAGCTCTTCGACACCGAGCCGCTGCCGTACGAGGAGCGGCACCTCGCCGACGCGCCGGGCGGCGGTGAGGTGCGGGCCCTGGCGGTGGACGCCGAGGAGGCGCTGCTCGAGTACCTGGACATGTTCTACAAGCTCGGCGCGGCCGGCCGGGCGCTGCGCAAGTTCGGCGCCATCGACTTCGCCACCACGATCGCCCCCGGCCTGCGCGACGTGCTGCTCACCGGCAAGGTGAAGGAGGCGACCACGCGCACCGCCGGGCAGCGACGGGTCTACGACGCGGTGGTGCTCGACGCCCCGCCGACCGGCCGGATCGGCCGGTTCCTCAACGTCACCGCCGAAACCGCCCGGCTGGCCAAGGTCGGCCCGATCAAGACACAGAGCGAGGGAGTCTCCGCGCTGCTGCGCTCGCCGATCACCGCGGTGCACGTGGTCACCCTGCTCGAGGAGATGCCGGTCCAGGAGACCGTCGACGCGATCGCCGAGCTGACCTCGTTCGGTTTCCCGGTGGGCCGGGTGATCGTCAACGCGGCCCGGCCCCCGCTGCCGGCCGGTCGGGTGGTGACCCCGGCCGAGCTGCGCCGGGGGCTGGTCGCCGCCGGGCTGCCCGCCGACCGGGACACCGTGGCCGGGCTGCACGCCGAGGCCCGCGACCAGACCGTCCGCCGCGAGCTGGAGGATTCGCTCCGGGCCGACCTGGTGGAGCTGGGTCTGCCGCTGACCGAGCTGCCGCTGCTGCCCGAGGGCGTGGACCGGGCCGGGCTGGACCGGCTCGCCGAGGCGCTCGTCCGGGCGGATTGACTCACACCTGACGTCGGCACCGGCGCGTGGACCCAGCCGGCCCGATACGCTCGATTGGTGCCTTCCGAAGACGCGGCGCCGCAGCTGGACGTCGACCAGATCCTCGCCGATCCCGGCGTACGCATCGTGGTCTGCTGCGGGGCGGGCGGGGTGGGCAAGACCACCACCGCCGCGGCGCTCGCGCTCCGGGCCGCCGAGCAGCACGGCCGGCGTACGGTGGTGCTCACCATCGACCCGGCCCGCCGGCTGGCCCAGTCGCTCGGGCTCACCGAGCTGGACAACACCCCGCGTCAGGTCAAGGGGATCGACGTCGAGTCCAGCGGCGGCGAGCTGCACGCCATGATGCTCGACATGAAGCGCACCTTCGACGACGTGGTGCTCCAGCACACCGATCGGGCGAAGGCGGCGGAGATCTTCGCCAACCCCTTCTACCAGGCGATGAGCTCGACCTTCGCCGGTACGCAGGAGTACATGGCGATGGAGAAGCTCGGCCAGCTGCACGCCCGGGGCGAGTGGGACCTGATCGTGGTCGACACCCCGCCGTCCCGGTCGGCGCTGGACTTCCTCGACGCACCGGCGCGGCTGTCCCGGTTCCTCGACGGCCGGATGCTGCGACTGCTGCTGGCCCCGGCGCGCAGCGGCGGGCGGAGCATGTTCAGCCTGGTCACCGCGTCCTTCGGGATGTTCTCCAAGGTCGTGCAGAAGGTGCTCGGCGCGCAGCTGCTCACCGACCTCTCCGGCTTCGTCGCCGCGCTCGACTCGATGTTCGGCGGGTTCCGGCAGCGCGCCGAGCAGACGTACCGCATCCTGCAGGCGCGGGAGACGGCGTTCCTGCTGGTCGCGGCGCCCGAGCCGGACGCGGTCCGGGAGGCCGCCTACTTCGCCGGCCGGCTGCGGGCGGAGCGGATGCCGCTGGCCGGCCTGGTGCTCAACCGGGTGCACCGGCCGGCGGTGCCCGACCTCGACGCGGCGGAGAGCCTGGCCGCCGCCGAGCGGCTGGCCGACCTCGGTGGGCACGAGGCCACCGAGGACGTGCTGCGGGCGCACGCCGCGCTGGTCCAGCAGGCGCGCCGGGAGCAGCGGGTCGCCGAGCGCTTCACCGCGGAGTTCCCGGCGGTGCCGGCGGTGTCGGTGACGGCGCAGCCCGCCGACGTGCACGACGTCGACGGGCTGCGGACGATCGGCGCGGCGATCAGCCGGACCTGAGGCCGTGGCGGCCGGCGGGGCCGGAGCCGGGGCCGCCGGTCGGGCCCGGACCGTTCGCGGTCGGCCGGGCCCGGAGCGCGGCGGTCAGCCGGCGGCGGTGACCAGGATCTTGTCCTTGCCGGCCTTGTCCTTGCCGTTCTTCTTCATCGCGGCCTCGAACATCTTGCGCCAGCTCGTCACCTGCGGGTGACGGCGCAGCAGCGCGCGGCGTTCGCGTTCGGTCATGCCACCCCACACACCGAACTCGATCCGGTTGTCCAGCGCGTCGGCCAGGCACTCGTACCGAACTGGGCAGCTCCGGCAGATCCGCTTGGCCACGTTCTGTTCGGCGCCCTGTACGAACAACGCGTCCGGGTCCCCGTTCTGACATGCCGCCAGCGACGGCCAGTCAGTGATCATGCCCATGTGTACACGTCCCCCCTTGCAGTACCTACCGACGTCGTGCGGACCAGCCGGCAATTCCCCCCGGTCGACCGGGCCTGCCTTCCCCAAGGCGGCACGGACGACATGTGGCGCTGTCGCCGCCCCCATCATGCTCTGTAGTCACCCGATTACGCAACGTTGTCGGCTAAATCCATCATTCCGGACACTCCCGGCTTCCCGGGCTCTCGACCGCCGCTTACCCCTCCCCAGTACGTGAAAACGCTGCGGCCGTCCCCCGAACGGAGGAGACTCGGCGCCGGGTTCACGCAACCACGCACCAGGGGTCGTGCGTTTAGCACAACGAGGTCGGCGCGCGCAGGAAATGGGGAAAGAACGCCCCAGCGCCCCTCGTTACCTGTTCGCGTACCCTGTCGAGGTGACCTGGATGCGGAAACGTGACCACAATGTGCTGACCAACGCCGCATCGCTGCTGATCTGCGGCCTGTTGGCCGGCGTGGTCGTCGCGGCGGCGGCCTTCCCCGCGGTGGCGATGTCCGGGCTGGCCGCCAAGGCCGGCGCCGAGACGTTCGGCGCGCTGCCCAAGGAGCTGACGGTGGCCCGCGCGCCGCAGATCAGCTACCTGTACGCGGCCGACGGCAAGACGCAGCTGGCGACCATGTACGACGAGAACCGGCGCGACGTGAAGCTCGCCGACATCTCGCCGGTGATGCAGAAGGCCATCATCGCGGCCGAGGACCACGACTTCTACAAGCACAACGGTGTGGACCTCAACGGCGTGGCCCGCGCGTTCGTCAACAACCAGAGCGCCGGCGCCGACCGGCAGGGCGCCTCCACGCTGACGATGCAGTACGTCCGGCTGGCCATCGCGTACTCGGCCACCCACCCGGCCGACGTGGTCGCCGCGACCGAGGACACCAGCGCCCGCAAGCTGCGCGAGATGCGCTACGCACTCCAGATCGACAAGGAGCTCTCCAAGGACGAGATCCTGGAGCGCTACCTGAACATCGCCGCGTTCGGCAACGGCGCGTACGGCGTCTACGCCGCCAGCCAGGTCTACTTCGGCAAGGCGCCCAAGAACCTGAAGATCGAGGAAGCGGCGATGCTGGCCGGCCTGGTGAAGGCGCCCAGCTCGTTCGACCCGACCACCAAGAGCGGCTACCCGCTCGCCGTCGACCGGCGCAACTACGTCATCGAGAACATGTTCGAGATCGGCGCGATCACCCGCCAGGAGGCGGACGCCGCCAAGGCGACCAAGCTGGTGGTCAAGGACAAGCGCACCCCGAACGGCTGCGTCGACACCGCGGAGAAGGGCTGGGGCTTCTTCTGCGACTACCTCTACCGCTGGTGGATGGGGCAGGAGACGTTCGGCTCGACCTCGTACGACCGGGAGCGGCGGCTCAAGAGCGGCGGCTACCACATCGTCACCACGCTCGACCCGGACGCGCAGCGCGCGGCCGACAAGGCGGTCCGCAGGGCCAAGAAGGAGACCGCCAAGGAAGCCGCCATGGTCGCGGTGGTCGAGCCGGGCACGGGCAGGGTCCGGGCGCTGGCGGTGAACCGGAACTTCAAGCTGGACGACCCGAAGAACCCGGCCAACAAGCCGCACAGCGACCCGAAGCAGCGCAAGAAGGGCAAGCGGGGCAACTACCCGAACACGGTCAACCCGCTGCTGACCGGCGGTGACGGCATCACCGGGTACCAGGGAGGCTCGACCTTCAAGATCTTCACCATCGTCGCGGCGCTGGAGAAGGGCATCCCGCTCAGCTACACCATCAACGCACCGCAGACGTTCCGGTCCGAGTACATCGTCGAGCGGAACAGCCCGGCCGCCTGCCCCGGCACCAACCTGTACTGCCCGCAGAACTCGGGCAAGAAGGCCGGCGGCGTGCAGACCATGTGGAGCGCGTTCAGCGCCTCGATCAACACCTACTTCGTGCCGCTGCAGCAGCAGGTCGGCGCGGAGAACGTGGTCGACGTGGCCAAGCGGCTCGGCATCCAGTTCCGGGCCAGCAACGACGCCCGCTTCGCCAGCAACAAGGACTACGCGCACGACTGGGGCGCGTTCACCCTGGGCGTCTCGCAGACCACTCCGCTGGAGTTGGCCAACGCGTACGCCACCCTGGCTGCGGACGGCAAGTACTGCGAGCCGATCCCGGTGCAGGAGATCCGGGACCCGGAGGGCAAGAAGCTGGACATCGCCAACCCGCGCTGCGAGAAGCGGATCAGCACCGACGTGGCCCGGGCCGCGGTGGACGCCGCCCGCTGCCCGGTTGGTGACAGCCCGGCCAACGGCAGTTGCGGCGGCAGCCGGACGGCGGCCAACGTCCGCGGCATCGTCAAGGCGCCGGTGGCCGGCAAGTCCGGCACCACCGACTCGGAGAAGAGCGCCGCGCTGGTCGCGATGACCAAGCAGTACGCGGTGGCCGGCATCATGGCCGATCCGGACTGGCCGCAGACCAACGTCAAGATGGGGCACAAC
This genomic window contains:
- a CDS encoding RidA family protein, which translates into the protein MSNGPHAKLAELGLTLPEVVPPVASYVPAVQSGQHVYVSGQLPMAEGKLLATGKVGAGVSADQAKDLAQRCALNALAAIDSLVGLENVVKIVKLTGFVASAPGFTGQPGVINGASDLFGAVFGEAGRHARSAVGVAELPLDAPVEVEVIVEVA
- a CDS encoding MBL fold metallo-hydrolase, producing MTGHFTAPAAALADELPDWVTLLRAPNPGPMTLDGTNTWLLRAPGAERAVVVDPGPADEEHLSRIAAHGPVAFVLITHGHGDHTDGARRLAELLGGVPVRAADPAHTLDGPPLAGPGDRIDGAGLDLQLLPTPGHTGDSVCFLAEHADERVVLTGDTILGRGTTVVAHPDGHLGDYLTSLELLSTYRGIPALPGHGPALADCGAAAEFYLAHRRARLDQVRAAVDAGARTPAEVVAVVYADVDRSLWWAAEWSVRAQLEHLGVDTGESDPGVSGLEQA
- a CDS encoding DUF4177 domain-containing protein; translated protein: MQKWEYATVPLLVHATKQILDNWGEDGWELVAVIPGPNPDQLVAYLKRPKA
- a CDS encoding ArsA-related P-loop ATPase: MRAAERPADPAEGWPGRLHVVTGKGGTGKTSVAAALALGLAAGGRRTLLVEVEGRQGIAQLFDTEPLPYEERHLADAPGGGEVRALAVDAEEALLEYLDMFYKLGAAGRALRKFGAIDFATTIAPGLRDVLLTGKVKEATTRTAGQRRVYDAVVLDAPPTGRIGRFLNVTAETARLAKVGPIKTQSEGVSALLRSPITAVHVVTLLEEMPVQETVDAIAELTSFGFPVGRVIVNAARPPLPAGRVVTPAELRRGLVAAGLPADRDTVAGLHAEARDQTVRRELEDSLRADLVELGLPLTELPLLPEGVDRAGLDRLAEALVRAD
- a CDS encoding ArsA family ATPase, with product MVPSEDAAPQLDVDQILADPGVRIVVCCGAGGVGKTTTAAALALRAAEQHGRRTVVLTIDPARRLAQSLGLTELDNTPRQVKGIDVESSGGELHAMMLDMKRTFDDVVLQHTDRAKAAEIFANPFYQAMSSTFAGTQEYMAMEKLGQLHARGEWDLIVVDTPPSRSALDFLDAPARLSRFLDGRMLRLLLAPARSGGRSMFSLVTASFGMFSKVVQKVLGAQLLTDLSGFVAALDSMFGGFRQRAEQTYRILQARETAFLLVAAPEPDAVREAAYFAGRLRAERMPLAGLVLNRVHRPAVPDLDAAESLAAAERLADLGGHEATEDVLRAHAALVQQARREQRVAERFTAEFPAVPAVSVTAQPADVHDVDGLRTIGAAISRT
- a CDS encoding penicillin-binding protein → MRKRDHNVLTNAASLLICGLLAGVVVAAAAFPAVAMSGLAAKAGAETFGALPKELTVARAPQISYLYAADGKTQLATMYDENRRDVKLADISPVMQKAIIAAEDHDFYKHNGVDLNGVARAFVNNQSAGADRQGASTLTMQYVRLAIAYSATHPADVVAATEDTSARKLREMRYALQIDKELSKDEILERYLNIAAFGNGAYGVYAASQVYFGKAPKNLKIEEAAMLAGLVKAPSSFDPTTKSGYPLAVDRRNYVIENMFEIGAITRQEADAAKATKLVVKDKRTPNGCVDTAEKGWGFFCDYLYRWWMGQETFGSTSYDRERRLKSGGYHIVTTLDPDAQRAADKAVRRAKKETAKEAAMVAVVEPGTGRVRALAVNRNFKLDDPKNPANKPHSDPKQRKKGKRGNYPNTVNPLLTGGDGITGYQGGSTFKIFTIVAALEKGIPLSYTINAPQTFRSEYIVERNSPAACPGTNLYCPQNSGKKAGGVQTMWSAFSASINTYFVPLQQQVGAENVVDVAKRLGIQFRASNDARFASNKDYAHDWGAFTLGVSQTTPLELANAYATLAADGKYCEPIPVQEIRDPEGKKLDIANPRCEKRISTDVARAAVDAARCPVGDSPANGSCGGSRTAANVRGIVKAPVAGKSGTTDSEKSAALVAMTKQYAVAGIMADPDWPQTNVKMGHNVPNGINPPVYETLRDAMKGKPRIDFEPPGKKISEGDQRSIPNVKCQPVETAKNRIEGAGFDAVVSDVKVPSSCPPGTAAGTSPDGRTIKGGVVTIQISSGGGAKPGTPGGQPTNPGRPPGRPRG
- a CDS encoding Rv0361 family membrane protein, with the translated sequence MTQPPSGEPVGQPEAPSPAVPAAQAGAPTADPTNPVPAGYPPYQGPAAPYQGPAAPKKKRGLLIAAIALAVVLVLCVGGGVAAFFTLRNAETGTGAKEPVVAVDEFLTAVYKDRDATRAASLVCSAARDDDRIAAKVAEVEKYVGAHQNPRFRWTKPKVDNQTGDRATVSTKVTMTTADEKVADQELRFTVVQKTGWWVCEVA
- a CDS encoding WhiB family transcriptional regulator yields the protein MGMITDWPSLAACQNGDPDALFVQGAEQNVAKRICRSCPVRYECLADALDNRIEFGVWGGMTERERRALLRRHPQVTSWRKMFEAAMKKNGKDKAGKDKILVTAAG